One region of Verrucomicrobiota bacterium genomic DNA includes:
- a CDS encoding nucleoside-diphosphate kinase, which yields MSEQLAYVIITPYSLNKSRTGGILSRLITRTGLEMVGARLFGPSTELVKQYSEAIVSANDPQDRRIQELIYQYILQNLSPDPKTKRRRRVMVLLFQGDDAVRKIRSVIGNIGADRRGGETIRDTYGDLVIDENDQVRYFEPAVLAAPNVDEAKMKLKLWARYSDTDGGVLENTIPYQPGETPQRTLVLIKPENFRFPTGRPGNVIDFFSRTGLFIVGIKVHRMSVAQATEFYGPVKEVLRTKLVSVVVARAKAAVEKEFNLKIPSQQEQELGRILGPLYGDNQFENIVKFMSGRAPSECPPDQLNQPGSEKCIALIYEGVEAVRKIRDVLGPTDPSKAPPGSIRREFGQTIMVNAAHASDSVENAQREIRIVNVAENNFKTVVEEFYGKV from the coding sequence ATGTCTGAACAGCTTGCTTACGTCATCATCACACCCTACTCGCTGAACAAGTCCCGCACCGGCGGCATTCTGAGCCGCTTGATCACCCGCACTGGACTGGAAATGGTCGGTGCCCGCTTGTTCGGCCCGAGCACGGAGCTTGTGAAGCAATACTCCGAAGCCATCGTTTCGGCCAATGATCCCCAGGACCGACGCATCCAAGAGCTGATTTATCAGTACATCTTGCAGAATCTATCGCCCGATCCCAAGACCAAGCGGCGTCGCCGGGTCATGGTGCTGTTGTTTCAAGGCGACGATGCGGTGCGCAAAATCCGCTCAGTTATCGGCAATATCGGCGCGGACCGGCGCGGCGGCGAAACTATCCGTGATACTTACGGCGACCTCGTCATCGATGAGAACGATCAGGTGCGTTATTTCGAACCGGCGGTGCTGGCGGCTCCCAACGTCGATGAGGCCAAGATGAAGTTGAAACTCTGGGCGCGCTACTCCGACACGGACGGCGGTGTCCTGGAAAACACAATTCCTTATCAGCCGGGGGAAACGCCACAACGCACGTTGGTGTTGATCAAGCCGGAAAATTTCCGTTTCCCGACCGGCCGGCCCGGCAACGTGATTGATTTTTTCTCGCGCACCGGCCTGTTCATCGTAGGCATCAAGGTGCATCGCATGAGCGTGGCGCAGGCGACCGAGTTTTATGGGCCGGTCAAGGAAGTGCTGCGCACCAAGCTCGTGAGCGTTGTGGTCGCGCGTGCGAAGGCCGCGGTTGAAAAGGAATTCAATCTGAAAATCCCGTCCCAGCAGGAGCAGGAACTGGGACGTATCCTCGGCCCGCTTTACGGTGACAACCAATTCGAAAACATCGTCAAGTTCATGTCAGGACGCGCGCCGTCCGAATGTCCGCCCGACCAACTAAACCAACCCGGCAGCGAAAAGTGCATCGCTTTGATCTATGAAGGCGTCGAGGCCGTGCGTAAGATTCGCGACGTCCTCGGCCCGACTGATCCCTCCAAAGCGCCGCCCGGCTCCATTCGGCGCGAGTTCGGCCAGACCATCATGGTCAACGCTGCGCACGCGAGCGATTCGGTGGAGAACGCCCAACGGGAGATACGCATCGTCAACGTCGCTGAAAACAATTTCAAAACGGTTGTGGAGGAATTTTACGGGAAGGTGTGA
- a CDS encoding long-chain fatty acid--CoA ligase, with translation MNLATAFSTSAGKFSQKTAIFWGEDEYSFEQLWTRSLAVAHCLQNRFVVEPGDRVGLWLKNCPEFVPALFGVFLAGGVVVPINNFLKPDEVNYILSDAGIDVLITDASMGEGTAALTAMRPQLRCLRIEDFGGLPRPSSSFKLSERNESDLAVIIYTSGTTGKPKGAMLSHGNLLHNVDSCCQVLQAVGDDRFVVLLPMFHSFMLCVGVFLPLIAGGSMVLAKSLHPPKNVIQEVVHRKASILPAIPQFFRSLTSAPAELKLPLRLCVSGSAPLPAKVLKEFTERFSTPLLEGYGLSEASPVVSMNPLAGPWKAGSIGVPIPNVEVSVQNDAGDLLASGQTGEICVRGGNVMQGYWNQPEETAKALRNGWLLTGDVGHRDPDGYFYITDRKKDMLLVNGINVYPREIEEIIYHFPGVKEAAVIGMPDPRKGEQPVAFVAAADGTRLEEKALLQFVRQKLADYKVPRRVVFMAALPRNATGKILKTTLRQSALASNSTSQAKD, from the coding sequence ATGAACCTGGCGACTGCATTTTCAACCTCGGCCGGAAAGTTTTCACAAAAGACCGCCATTTTTTGGGGTGAAGATGAATACTCCTTCGAGCAACTTTGGACGCGCTCGCTTGCCGTCGCCCATTGCTTGCAGAATCGCTTTGTGGTCGAGCCGGGCGACCGCGTTGGATTGTGGCTCAAAAATTGTCCAGAGTTTGTGCCGGCCCTGTTTGGTGTCTTCCTCGCTGGCGGCGTCGTGGTGCCGATCAACAACTTTCTCAAACCCGATGAGGTCAATTACATTTTGAGCGACGCAGGGATCGACGTTCTCATCACCGATGCGTCGATGGGTGAGGGCACGGCGGCATTGACGGCGATGCGACCGCAACTTCGTTGTCTGCGCATCGAAGATTTCGGGGGACTGCCGCGGCCATCCAGTTCATTTAAGTTGTCGGAGCGGAACGAATCCGATCTGGCCGTCATCATTTACACCTCTGGGACCACGGGCAAGCCGAAGGGAGCGATGCTTTCGCACGGCAACCTGCTGCACAACGTCGATAGCTGTTGCCAGGTGCTTCAGGCCGTGGGTGACGACCGCTTCGTTGTGCTGTTGCCGATGTTTCACAGTTTCATGCTGTGTGTGGGGGTTTTTTTGCCGCTGATTGCAGGCGGTTCAATGGTGCTGGCCAAATCGTTGCATCCGCCCAAGAACGTGATTCAAGAGGTGGTTCATCGGAAGGCCTCGATTCTCCCAGCCATACCGCAATTCTTCCGCAGCCTGACGAGCGCGCCTGCGGAATTAAAATTACCCTTGCGTTTGTGCGTCAGCGGTTCGGCGCCGTTACCGGCGAAGGTGTTGAAAGAATTCACCGAGCGTTTTTCCACACCTTTGCTGGAAGGCTATGGTTTGAGCGAAGCCAGTCCAGTCGTGAGTATGAATCCACTGGCGGGACCGTGGAAGGCGGGCTCGATCGGCGTCCCCATTCCCAATGTGGAAGTCAGCGTTCAGAATGATGCCGGCGATCTGCTTGCATCAGGACAGACCGGCGAAATCTGCGTCCGCGGCGGCAATGTCATGCAAGGCTACTGGAATCAACCGGAGGAAACCGCGAAAGCCTTGCGCAACGGCTGGCTGCTCACTGGCGACGTGGGACATCGCGATCCTGACGGCTATTTCTACATCACCGACCGCAAGAAAGACATGCTGCTCGTCAACGGCATCAACGTCTATCCGCGCGAGATTGAAGAAATCATCTACCATTTTCCCGGCGTGAAAGAGGCCGCAGTGATCGGTATGCCCGATCCGCGCAAAGGGGAACAACCCGTTGCTTTCGTTGCCGCTGCCGACGGAACCAGGCTTGAAGAGAAGGCGCTGCTTCAATTTGTCCGTCAGAAACTCGCTGATTACAAAGTGCCGCGCCGAGTGGTGTTCATGGCCGCCTTGCCCCGCAACGCGACCGGAAAAATCCTCAAAACTACGTTGCGACAATCCGCGCTGGCATCAAATTCGACATCGCAAGCGAAGGATTAA
- a CDS encoding HRDC domain-containing protein: MIDGDKKLADFLVHLKSAPWAALDTEADSLHAYPEKVCLLQISTPAGDELIDPLANLDLDPLLDALCGHELIMHGADYDLRLLRKHHAFVPRTIFDTMLASRLLGGRQFGLTNLVAEHLGVTLDKGSQKADWARRPLTQRMEIYARNDTHYLKPLADKLKLELQQKGRLAWQQESCARLIADCARPASPDPDLVWRIKGSHLLGPPGLAVLRELWHWREAEAVAANRPPFFVLSHETLVKVAGAATNAHPFDTLLPRHFSDRRRAGLKAAIARGLAVPVGEQPKPLRQINRRPSEAEKRRFIELQKRRDHHAHELGIDPTLIASRATLAALAEDWNAHESELMNWQRELLQSRT, from the coding sequence ATGATTGATGGCGATAAAAAGCTGGCCGATTTTCTGGTTCACTTGAAGTCGGCGCCGTGGGCTGCCCTCGACACCGAGGCCGACAGCCTCCACGCGTATCCGGAAAAAGTTTGCCTGCTGCAAATCAGCACACCGGCCGGCGATGAGTTGATCGATCCGCTGGCCAACCTTGATCTTGATCCTCTGCTGGACGCCTTGTGTGGCCACGAGTTGATCATGCACGGAGCGGATTACGATCTGCGATTGCTGCGCAAGCATCACGCCTTCGTGCCACGAACCATCTTCGACACCATGCTCGCCAGCCGCCTGTTGGGTGGTCGCCAATTCGGCCTGACCAACCTGGTCGCCGAGCACCTTGGCGTGACGCTGGACAAAGGCTCGCAAAAAGCCGACTGGGCGCGCCGACCGCTGACCCAGCGGATGGAAATCTACGCGCGCAACGATACGCATTATTTGAAACCGCTTGCGGACAAGCTCAAGCTTGAACTCCAACAGAAAGGACGGCTCGCCTGGCAGCAGGAAAGCTGCGCCCGGCTGATTGCTGATTGCGCGCGGCCGGCGTCACCTGATCCAGATCTGGTCTGGCGAATCAAGGGAAGCCATTTGCTCGGCCCGCCGGGTCTCGCCGTGCTGCGCGAACTCTGGCACTGGCGCGAGGCTGAAGCGGTTGCCGCCAATCGACCACCGTTCTTTGTTCTCAGTCACGAAACCCTCGTCAAGGTGGCCGGGGCGGCAACGAATGCTCATCCTTTCGACACGTTGTTGCCGCGTCATTTTTCTGATCGTCGCCGTGCTGGATTGAAAGCCGCCATCGCTCGCGGCCTGGCCGTGCCGGTCGGCGAACAGCCGAAACCGCTTCGCCAGATAAACCGCCGGCCGAGCGAGGCGGAAAAGCGTCGGTTTATCGAATTGCAGAAGCGGCGCGATCATCACGCCCATGAACTGGGCATTGACCCTACGTTGATCGCAAGCCGGGCGACGCTGGCGGCGCTGGCTGAAGATTGGAACGCCCACGAAAGCGAGTTAATGAATTGGCAGCGGGAGTTATTGCAGTCGCGCACATGA
- a CDS encoding tetratricopeptide repeat protein: MGTEITTSTRFYDFLAWLDANKRRLIVAVVILAVAGLVTAFMIWRGNQRELEANEALSNVQPGRTSSRQIEVVPSEAYLKVAMEFNGTSAGARALLLGAVSLFVEGKAAEAQAQFTKFQPEYPDNPLLPEAIMGIAACLEAQGKSAEAITKYQEVISRFPRDHTVGQAKLALALIYENQNKPEQAQKLYAELTQGTAYSSSGAEAGMRLEELLLKHPGLAPTNAPPSRIFKPE, from the coding sequence ATGGGAACTGAAATTACGACGTCAACGCGCTTCTACGACTTTTTGGCGTGGCTGGATGCCAATAAGAGACGGCTGATCGTGGCCGTGGTCATCCTTGCGGTGGCCGGCTTGGTCACTGCTTTCATGATCTGGCGCGGCAATCAGCGCGAGTTGGAAGCCAACGAAGCCCTGTCCAATGTGCAACCCGGCAGGACTTCCTCCCGCCAGATTGAAGTGGTTCCGTCGGAGGCTTATTTGAAGGTGGCCATGGAATTCAATGGCACAAGCGCTGGCGCGCGTGCGTTATTGCTGGGAGCGGTTTCTTTGTTCGTGGAAGGCAAAGCTGCCGAGGCGCAGGCACAGTTTACAAAATTTCAGCCGGAATACCCGGACAACCCACTTCTACCCGAGGCCATCATGGGCATTGCCGCCTGTCTGGAAGCACAGGGCAAAAGCGCTGAAGCCATTACCAAATACCAGGAAGTGATCTCTCGCTTTCCGAGAGATCACACGGTCGGTCAGGCGAAGCTGGCCCTGGCATTGATCTACGAAAACCAGAACAAGCCGGAACAGGCGCAGAAGCTTTATGCTGAATTGACGCAGGGCACCGCTTACAGTTCGTCCGGCGCAGAAGCCGGGATGCGTTTGGAAGAGTTGTTGCTCAAACATCCTGGCCTCGCCCCAACAAATGCTCCACCTTCGAGAATCTTCAAACCAGAATAA
- the mutT gene encoding 8-oxo-dGTP diphosphatase MutT, which yields MDKHRKPTLQHSTTPSTQPVEVAAGLIFRDGKLLITQRPADAHLGGLWEFPGGKRHPGESFEECLRRELFEELGIEVTVGALVEEITHAYPEKTVRLKFFRCRWERNEPRALGCPAFLWVNLSELAGHEFPAADAELLQ from the coding sequence ATGGACAAGCACCGAAAGCCAACCCTCCAGCACTCCACCACTCCATCGACCCAACCGGTCGAAGTCGCCGCCGGACTGATCTTTCGTGACGGCAAACTGCTCATCACCCAACGACCCGCCGATGCGCATCTGGGCGGATTGTGGGAATTTCCCGGTGGTAAAAGACATCCTGGGGAGTCATTCGAGGAATGTCTGCGGCGCGAACTGTTCGAGGAGTTGGGCATCGAGGTGACGGTGGGCGCGCTGGTGGAGGAAATCACCCACGCTTACCCCGAAAAAACTGTGCGCCTGAAATTTTTCCGCTGTCGATGGGAGCGGAACGAACCACGGGCGCTTGGCTGTCCCGCATTCCTCTGGGTCAACCTCTCGGAACTGGCAGGTCATGAGTTTCCCGCGGCGGACGCAGAATTATTGCAGTGA
- a CDS encoding MIP family channel protein, with translation MNQTLLKQCVAELIGTFTLIFIGVGAIYNDGSNANVGLLGIALAHGLAIAVMVSATGAISGGHLNPAVTLGVYVGGKMDLPKAIAYWISQLVGATVAGIMLVNLLGNAAQSGAQIVAAGTPDLGANVTKMQGIMIEAVLTFFLVFVVYGTAVDARAPKIGGLAIGLTVALDILFGGPLTGGAMNPARTFGPALASAHWNNHLVYWIGPMLGGALAGLVYGRFLIKEKD, from the coding sequence ATGAACCAAACATTGCTCAAACAGTGTGTTGCCGAGTTGATCGGCACGTTTACGCTCATCTTCATCGGAGTGGGCGCCATTTACAACGATGGTTCCAATGCCAACGTCGGCTTGCTCGGTATTGCACTCGCGCATGGTCTGGCGATTGCCGTGATGGTCTCCGCGACCGGCGCCATCTCCGGTGGTCATCTGAATCCGGCGGTGACCCTTGGAGTGTATGTCGGTGGTAAAATGGATTTGCCCAAGGCCATTGCTTACTGGATTTCACAACTCGTCGGCGCCACCGTCGCCGGAATCATGCTGGTAAATTTGTTGGGTAACGCTGCTCAATCCGGCGCGCAAATTGTCGCTGCCGGCACGCCTGACCTCGGTGCCAACGTCACCAAGATGCAAGGCATCATGATTGAAGCCGTGCTGACATTTTTTCTTGTGTTTGTGGTTTACGGCACGGCGGTGGACGCCCGCGCGCCGAAGATTGGCGGTCTGGCGATTGGTTTGACTGTGGCGTTGGACATTCTGTTTGGCGGACCGCTGACGGGTGGGGCGATGAATCCGGCGCGCACGTTCGGCCCGGCGCTCGCCAGCGCACATTGGAACAATCATCTCGTGTACTGGATCGGCCCGATGCTCGGCGGCGCGCTGGCCGGGCTGGTGTATGGCCGCTTCCTCATCAAGGAGAAAGACTGA
- a CDS encoding UDP-glucose/GDP-mannose dehydrogenase family protein — translation MKLAIIGTGYVGLVTGACFAEKGHHVICVDNDSAKVKLLHSGGIPIYEPGLAEMVKTNVAAGRLTFTDNTAAGVESSDVIFIAVPTPPLPDGSVDLSFIEKVAREIAGAMSSYKIVVDKSTVPVRTGDKVSETIKRYCKAKVDFDVVSNPEFLREGFAVDDLMKPDRVVIGVRSQRPVPAMKEIYTPFNAPIIVTDINSAELIKHAANSFLALKISYINAVSVICEASGANIQEVANGMGMDARIGRRFLDASLGFGGSCFPKDLSAFIKISEQLGYHFGLLKEVQRINAEQMDRFVKKIIDTLWVLKEKKIGVLGLAFKQNTDDVRMSPAIDLCHRLQREGALLRVHDPQAMEKAKAELKEVTYVDDMNEVAEGCDALIVATEWPIFKKLDLERARKALTHPIMFDGRNLFDPAEMERLGFIYKSIGR, via the coding sequence ATGAAGTTGGCCATCATAGGAACAGGGTATGTCGGACTGGTGACGGGCGCCTGCTTTGCCGAGAAGGGCCATCACGTCATCTGTGTCGATAACGACAGTGCCAAAGTCAAACTTCTCCACAGCGGCGGCATTCCGATTTACGAGCCGGGTCTGGCAGAAATGGTCAAAACGAATGTCGCTGCTGGACGACTAACCTTCACCGACAACACTGCGGCAGGGGTCGAGAGTTCAGATGTGATTTTCATTGCGGTGCCGACGCCGCCGCTGCCCGATGGTTCCGTGGACCTGAGTTTCATTGAGAAGGTCGCGCGGGAAATCGCCGGGGCCATGAGTTCTTACAAAATCGTCGTCGATAAAAGCACGGTGCCGGTGCGGACCGGCGACAAGGTGTCTGAAACCATCAAACGTTACTGCAAAGCGAAAGTGGACTTTGACGTGGTCAGCAACCCGGAGTTTCTGCGCGAAGGATTCGCGGTGGATGATTTGATGAAGCCCGACCGCGTCGTGATTGGCGTGCGCTCACAACGTCCAGTGCCGGCGATGAAGGAGATTTACACACCATTCAACGCGCCGATCATCGTCACCGACATCAATTCCGCGGAGTTGATCAAACATGCCGCCAATTCCTTCCTCGCGCTGAAAATTTCCTACATCAACGCCGTCTCGGTCATTTGCGAGGCATCGGGTGCGAACATTCAGGAAGTCGCCAATGGCATGGGCATGGACGCGCGCATTGGCCGCCGCTTTCTCGACGCTTCACTCGGCTTCGGCGGCAGTTGTTTTCCCAAGGATTTGAGCGCGTTCATCAAAATCTCCGAGCAGCTTGGCTACCATTTTGGATTGTTGAAGGAAGTCCAACGGATCAACGCCGAGCAGATGGATCGTTTCGTCAAGAAAATCATCGACACGCTCTGGGTGCTCAAGGAAAAGAAAATCGGCGTGCTCGGTCTCGCCTTCAAGCAGAACACCGACGATGTGCGCATGTCGCCGGCCATTGATTTGTGCCATCGCCTGCAGCGGGAAGGCGCGCTTCTCCGCGTTCACGATCCGCAAGCGATGGAGAAGGCCAAGGCTGAACTGAAGGAAGTGACTTACGTCGATGACATGAATGAAGTCGCTGAGGGCTGTGATGCCTTGATCGTTGCTACTGAATGGCCGATTTTCAAGAAGCTCGACCTTGAACGCGCCCGCAAGGCGTTGACTCATCCAATCATGTTCGACGGCCGGAATCTTTTCGACCCGGCAGAGATGGAACGATTGGGTTTCATTTACAAAAGCATCGGACGGTGA